Proteins from a genomic interval of Lelliottia amnigena:
- the selU gene encoding tRNA 2-selenouridine synthase: MNDGTDYRAILANDTPLIDVRAPVEFAQGAMPAALNLPLMNDTERAAVGTCYKRHGPEAALALGHRLVNGETREQRIHAWREICLANPHGYFCCARGGQRSHIAQAWVKETGIDYPLIAGGYKALRQAAIQATNEQVQKPMVLIGGCTGSGKTLLVKHHPDGIDLEGLAHHRGSSFGRTLQPQLSQATFENHLAVDLLKKDAARWVLEDEGRMIGSNHLPECLRERMAQSMIAVVEDPFEVRLERLREEYFERMWHDFAAAYGEDAGWQEYGEYLHHGLFAISRRLGLQRFAELTAWLDSALIEQRRTGSTEAHYAWLAPLLNDYYDPMYRYQLEKKADKIVYRGTFNNVAAWLAA; encoded by the coding sequence ATGAACGATGGGACGGACTATCGCGCGATCCTCGCGAACGATACACCTTTAATTGACGTGCGCGCGCCCGTCGAATTTGCGCAGGGTGCGATGCCCGCGGCACTCAATCTCCCGCTGATGAACGACACCGAACGCGCCGCCGTTGGCACCTGTTATAAACGCCATGGACCGGAAGCCGCGCTCGCGCTCGGCCACCGTCTGGTGAACGGTGAAACCCGCGAACAGCGCATTCATGCCTGGCGCGAAATCTGTCTGGCGAATCCGCACGGCTATTTTTGCTGCGCGCGCGGCGGCCAACGCTCGCACATCGCGCAGGCATGGGTGAAAGAGACCGGGATTGATTATCCGTTGATCGCGGGCGGCTACAAAGCGCTGCGCCAGGCGGCGATTCAGGCGACCAACGAGCAGGTGCAAAAGCCAATGGTGCTGATTGGCGGCTGCACGGGGAGCGGAAAAACGTTGCTGGTTAAGCACCATCCCGACGGGATTGATCTCGAGGGGCTGGCGCATCATCGCGGTTCGTCATTCGGTCGCACGCTGCAGCCACAGTTATCACAAGCCACGTTTGAAAATCATCTCGCGGTTGATCTGCTAAAGAAAGATGCGGCCCGCTGGGTACTTGAAGACGAAGGCCGGATGATCGGCTCCAACCATTTGCCGGAATGCCTGCGTGAACGTATGGCACAGTCAATGATTGCGGTGGTGGAGGATCCGTTCGAGGTGCGTCTTGAGCGTCTGCGCGAGGAGTATTTCGAGCGCATGTGGCACGACTTTGCTGCGGCTTATGGCGAAGACGCGGGCTGGCAGGAATACGGCGAGTATCTTCATCACGGCCTTTTCGCCATCAGCCGCCGTCTGGGATTACAGCGTTTTGCCGAGCTGACCGCATGGCTGGATTCCGCACTCATCGAGCAGCGGCGGACCGGCAGTACCGAGGCGCACTATGCCTGGCTTGCGCCGCTGCTCAATGACTATTACGACCCGATGTACCGTTATCAGCTTGAGAAAAAAGCCGACAAGATTGTCTATCGCGGGACGTTTAACAACGTGGCCGCCTGGCTGGCGGCCTGA
- the purK gene encoding phosphoribosylaminoimidazole carboxylase ATPase subunit yields MKQVCVLGNGQLGRMLRQAGEPLGIAVWPVGLDAEPEAVPFQQSVITAEIERWPETALTRELARHNAFVNRDVFPIIADRLTQKQLFDKLNLATAPWQLLASESEWPAVFDKLGDLAIVKRRTGGYDGRGQWRLRQHETADLPTDCYGECIVEQGINFSGEVSLVGARAHDGSTVFYPLTHNLHQDGILRTSVVFPHADAGQQAQAETMLSAIMQELGYVGVMAMECFITPAGLLINELAPRVHNSGHWTQNGASISQFELHLRAITDLPLPQPVVNSPSVMINLIGTALNYDWLKLPLVHLHWYDKEVREGRKVGHLNLNDDDTDRLSATLEAIVPLLPPEYASGIAWAQTKLNSFAYPQ; encoded by the coding sequence ATGAAACAAGTTTGCGTTCTCGGTAACGGGCAGTTAGGTCGAATGCTGCGTCAGGCGGGTGAACCGTTGGGTATCGCCGTCTGGCCCGTTGGGCTGGATGCAGAGCCTGAAGCCGTGCCATTTCAGCAAAGCGTTATCACCGCTGAAATTGAGCGCTGGCCCGAAACCGCATTAACGCGTGAACTGGCGCGTCACAACGCCTTTGTTAACCGCGATGTATTCCCCATTATTGCTGACCGTCTGACGCAAAAGCAGCTGTTCGATAAGCTGAATCTCGCCACCGCGCCGTGGCAATTGCTCGCGAGCGAAAGCGAATGGCCTGCCGTTTTCGATAAGCTGGGCGATCTGGCTATCGTGAAGCGTCGCACGGGTGGCTACGACGGACGCGGTCAGTGGCGTTTACGCCAGCACGAAACCGCAGACCTGCCGACGGATTGCTACGGCGAATGTATCGTTGAGCAGGGCATCAATTTTAGCGGTGAAGTCTCGCTGGTTGGCGCGCGCGCGCATGACGGCAGCACGGTCTTTTACCCACTGACGCATAACCTGCATCAGGACGGTATTCTGCGTACCAGCGTCGTCTTCCCGCACGCCGATGCCGGGCAGCAGGCGCAGGCAGAAACCATGCTGTCTGCCATCATGCAAGAGCTGGGTTACGTGGGCGTCATGGCGATGGAGTGCTTTATCACGCCTGCGGGTTTGCTGATTAATGAGCTTGCTCCTCGCGTGCATAACAGCGGACACTGGACGCAAAACGGCGCGTCCATCAGCCAGTTCGAATTGCATCTGCGGGCGATTACCGATCTGCCACTGCCGCAGCCGGTGGTGAACAGCCCATCGGTGATGATCAATCTGATTGGCACCGCGCTGAACTACGACTGGCTGAAGCTGCCGCTGGTTCATCTGCACTGGTACGACAAAGAGGTGCGTGAAGGGCGTAAAGTTGGTCACCTGAACCTCAACGATGATGATACGGATCGTCTGAGCGCGACGCTCGAAGCCATCGTTCCCCTGCTGCCGCCGGAATATGCCAGCGGTATTGCCTGGGCGCAGACTAAGCTTAACTCATTCGCTTACCCTCAATAA
- the purE gene encoding N5-carboxyaminoimidazole ribonucleotide mutase: protein MSSRNNPARVAIVMGSKSDWATMQFAAEIFEILNVPHHVEVVSAHRTPDKLFSFAEGAEENGYQVIIAGAGGAAHLPGMIAAKTLVPVLGVPVQSAALSGVDSLYSIVQMPRGIPVGTLAIGRAGAANAALLATQILATHDKALHQRLVEWRRSQTDEVLENPDPRGAA from the coding sequence ATGTCTTCCCGCAATAATCCGGCGCGTGTCGCCATCGTGATGGGGTCCAAAAGCGACTGGGCTACCATGCAGTTTGCCGCCGAAATCTTCGAAATCCTGAACGTTCCGCACCACGTTGAAGTGGTCTCCGCGCACCGCACCCCCGATAAACTGTTCAGCTTCGCCGAAGGCGCAGAAGAGAACGGCTATCAGGTGATTATTGCTGGTGCGGGTGGTGCAGCACATCTGCCAGGCATGATTGCCGCTAAAACGCTGGTCCCGGTGCTTGGTGTACCGGTGCAAAGCGCAGCGCTAAGCGGCGTCGACAGCCTTTACTCCATCGTCCAGATGCCGCGTGGTATTCCGGTCGGCACGCTGGCGATTGGTAGAGCGGGCGCGGCGAATGCAGCCCTGCTGGCGACCCAAATTCTGGCGACCCACGACAAAGCCTTGCATCAGCGTCTGGTCGAATGGCGTCGTTCGCAGACCGACGAGGTGCTGGAAAACCCGGACCCGCGAGGTGCAGCATGA
- the metQ_2 gene encoding NLPA lipoprotein produces the protein MGLRHTLRAAAGAFLLVCGMQAAHANSDPHTIVFGVAPGPYGDMVKQAIAPSLKEKGYKVVVREFSDYVQPNMALSNGSIDANLFQHSLYFNKFTADKGLKLTKLLTVPTAGMGFYSRQVKSLDELKKGDIVTLSNDPTNLARGLRFLQSLNLITIKDNIDPTKASERDIASNPKGLVFKPLEAAQLPRTLDSVTAALVNGNFAIAAGLDLSSALAQEHLDENLKNIIAVRTEDADKPFAKDIVAVVQSPAYRAVIDDPKNVYTAFQKPDWMTAAKQ, from the coding sequence ATGGGATTACGTCACACGCTTCGCGCCGCTGCCGGTGCATTTTTGTTGGTCTGCGGTATGCAGGCCGCTCACGCTAATAGCGATCCACACACTATCGTCTTCGGCGTTGCGCCGGGGCCGTATGGCGACATGGTGAAGCAGGCGATTGCCCCTTCACTGAAAGAGAAAGGCTATAAAGTGGTTGTACGTGAATTTAGCGATTACGTGCAGCCGAATATGGCGCTGTCCAACGGCAGTATCGACGCCAACCTGTTCCAGCATTCCTTATATTTCAATAAATTCACCGCTGATAAAGGGTTGAAGCTCACTAAACTGCTGACCGTACCCACGGCCGGGATGGGCTTTTATTCACGTCAGGTTAAAAGCCTGGATGAACTGAAAAAGGGCGATATCGTCACCCTGTCTAATGACCCAACCAATCTGGCGCGCGGTCTGCGGTTCCTGCAATCGCTGAACCTGATTACCATCAAAGACAATATTGACCCGACCAAAGCCTCCGAGCGTGATATTGCCAGCAACCCAAAAGGGCTCGTGTTCAAGCCACTGGAAGCTGCACAACTGCCGCGTACGCTGGATAGCGTGACCGCCGCGTTGGTCAACGGGAACTTTGCGATTGCAGCCGGGTTAGATCTCTCCAGCGCCCTGGCGCAGGAACACCTCGACGAAAATCTGAAAAACATTATTGCCGTGCGCACGGAAGATGCGGACAAACCGTTCGCCAAAGATATCGTGGCGGTGGTGCAGTCCCCGGCGTATCGCGCCGTTATCGACGATCCGAAAAATGTTTACACCGCTTTCCAGAAACCAGACTGGATGACGGCAGCAAAACAGTAA
- the cysS gene encoding cysteinyl-tRNA synthetase has protein sequence MLKIFNTLTRQKEEFKPIHAGEVGMYVCGITVYDLCHIGHGRTFVSFDVVSRYLRFLGYTLKYVRNITDIDDKIIKRANENGESFVALVDRMIAEMHKDFDALNILRPDSEPRATHHIHEIIEITEKLIERGHAYVASNGDVMFSVPTDPSYGQLSRQDLEQLQAGARVDVVDVKRNPMDFVLWKMSKEGEPSWPSPWGEGRPGWHIECSAMNCKQLGNHFDIHGGGSDLMFPHHENEIAQSTCAHGGEYVNYWMHSGMVMVDREKMSKSLDNFFTVRDVLKYYDAETVRYFLMSGHYRSQLNYSEENLKQARSALERLYIAVRGTDKSVAPAGGDAFEARFIEVMNDDFNTPEAYSVLFDMAREINRLKVEDVTAANALASHLRKLAAVLGLLEQDPETFLQSGAQNDGDEVAEIEALITARLEARQAKDWAAADAARNRLTEMGIVLEDGPQGTIWRRK, from the coding sequence ATGTTAAAAATCTTTAATACTCTGACGCGCCAAAAAGAGGAATTCAAACCTATTCATGCCGGGGAAGTCGGCATGTACGTGTGTGGTATTACCGTCTACGATCTCTGTCACATTGGTCATGGCCGTACCTTCGTCTCATTTGACGTGGTCTCTCGCTACCTGCGTTTCTTAGGTTACACCCTGAAGTACGTCCGTAATATCACCGATATTGATGATAAAATTATTAAACGTGCAAATGAGAATGGTGAAAGCTTTGTCGCGCTGGTGGATCGCATGATCGCCGAAATGCACAAAGATTTTGATGCATTAAATATTCTGCGTCCGGACAGCGAACCGCGTGCGACTCACCATATTCATGAAATTATCGAGATCACCGAAAAGCTCATTGAGCGCGGTCATGCGTATGTGGCCAGCAACGGCGACGTAATGTTCTCCGTTCCCACCGATCCGAGCTACGGTCAGCTTTCTCGTCAGGATCTTGAGCAACTGCAGGCCGGCGCGCGCGTCGATGTCGTCGACGTCAAACGCAACCCGATGGACTTTGTGCTGTGGAAGATGTCTAAAGAAGGTGAGCCGAGCTGGCCGTCGCCGTGGGGCGAAGGGCGTCCAGGCTGGCACATTGAGTGCTCAGCAATGAACTGCAAACAGTTAGGTAACCATTTCGACATCCACGGTGGCGGTTCTGACCTGATGTTCCCACATCATGAAAACGAAATTGCCCAGTCTACTTGCGCACACGGCGGCGAGTACGTTAATTACTGGATGCACTCCGGTATGGTGATGGTCGATCGCGAGAAGATGTCCAAATCGCTGGATAACTTCTTCACCGTGCGTGACGTGCTGAAATATTACGATGCCGAAACCGTGCGTTATTTCTTGATGTCCGGCCACTATCGTAGTCAGTTGAACTACAGCGAAGAGAACCTGAAACAGGCTCGCTCTGCGCTGGAACGCCTGTATATTGCGGTGCGTGGTACTGACAAATCCGTCGCGCCTGCGGGCGGTGACGCTTTCGAAGCACGTTTCATTGAAGTCATGAACGATGATTTCAACACGCCTGAAGCCTACTCTGTGCTGTTTGACATGGCGCGTGAAATTAACCGTCTGAAGGTTGAAGATGTGACGGCGGCAAATGCGTTGGCTTCCCATCTGCGTAAGCTTGCAGCGGTGCTGGGGCTGTTGGAACAAGATCCAGAAACCTTCTTGCAAAGCGGTGCGCAGAATGACGGCGACGAAGTGGCCGAAATCGAAGCGTTAATCACTGCACGTCTTGAAGCGCGTCAGGCGAAAGACTGGGCGGCAGCAGATGCCGCACGTAATCGTCTAACGGAAATGGGGATCGTTCTGGAAGATGGGCCGCAGGGTACTATCTGGCGTCGTAAATAA
- the metN_3 gene encoding ABC transporter gives MSHSASKPLAGERSKIAPRVTEILALVGLTDKADRYPVQLSGGQKQRVGIARGIANHPDVLLCDEPTSALDLETSATILALLKKINAQMGITIVLITHEMNVIKSICDRVAVMSGGVVVEMGDVFDVFAHPQHAFTQQLVSHTLNLTLPERLRQHLPGQLLKILFIGDSAEQPVLSEVAVKFGVAVNILHGKIEYIGERALGILVVQLTAQDNPSAVALAVEHIRQRTAQVEVIRG, from the coding sequence ATGTCGCATTCAGCCTCAAAGCCGCTGGCTGGGGAGCGCAGTAAAATCGCGCCGCGCGTCACGGAAATACTGGCATTAGTCGGGCTAACCGATAAAGCGGATCGTTACCCGGTACAGCTGAGCGGTGGGCAGAAACAGCGCGTGGGTATTGCTCGCGGTATTGCGAATCATCCTGACGTATTGCTCTGTGATGAACCGACGTCTGCGCTGGATCTGGAAACCTCGGCCACCATTCTGGCGCTACTGAAAAAGATCAACGCGCAGATGGGGATCACGATCGTGCTGATCACCCACGAGATGAACGTGATCAAATCCATCTGCGATCGCGTGGCGGTGATGTCCGGCGGCGTTGTGGTTGAGATGGGCGATGTGTTCGATGTGTTTGCGCATCCGCAACACGCGTTTACCCAGCAGCTGGTGTCGCACACGCTGAATCTGACCTTACCCGAACGGTTACGCCAGCATCTTCCGGGACAGCTGCTGAAGATTCTGTTTATCGGGGATTCTGCCGAACAGCCCGTATTATCGGAGGTGGCGGTGAAATTTGGTGTCGCGGTGAATATTCTGCACGGCAAGATTGAGTACATCGGCGAACGCGCGTTGGGGATTCTGGTGGTGCAACTCACCGCACAGGACAATCCGTCTGCCGTGGCGCTGGCTGTGGAACATATCCGTCAACGTACCGCACAGGTGGAGGTGATTCGTGGATGA
- the metI_2 gene encoding binding-protein-dependent transport system inner membrane protein: MDDLVADLGLAFNETFQMLSISTVLAIIGGLPLGFLIFVTDRNLFWQNRVVYLVSSVLVNIIRSVPFVILLVLLLPLTQLLLGNTIGPIAASVPLSVAAIAFYARLVDGALREVDKGIIEAAEAFGASPMRIICTVLLPEASAGLPARFDHHPGEPDRLLGNGGDCRRRWRRGFGDPLRVLPLRNPGHGGNGDCADYSGTDRSGAG; this comes from the coding sequence GTGGATGATTTAGTGGCCGATTTGGGGCTGGCGTTTAACGAAACCTTCCAGATGTTGAGTATCTCAACGGTGCTGGCGATTATCGGCGGTCTGCCGCTGGGCTTTTTGATTTTTGTCACCGACCGAAATCTGTTCTGGCAAAACCGCGTTGTTTATCTGGTCAGCTCCGTGCTGGTCAATATTATCCGCTCGGTGCCGTTTGTCATTCTGCTGGTGCTGCTGTTGCCGCTCACGCAACTGCTGCTGGGTAATACTATTGGTCCGATTGCGGCCTCTGTTCCGCTTTCCGTAGCGGCGATTGCCTTTTATGCCCGTCTGGTGGACGGCGCACTGCGTGAGGTGGATAAAGGCATTATCGAAGCGGCAGAAGCCTTTGGTGCCAGCCCAATGCGCATCATCTGCACGGTATTATTGCCGGAAGCGAGCGCCGGATTGCCTGCGCGGTTTGACCATCACCCTGGTGAGCCTGATCGGCTACTCGGCAATGGCGGGGATTGTCGGCGGCGGTGGCGTAGGGGATTTGGCGATCCGCTACGGGTATTACCGCTACGAAACCCAGGTCATGGTGGTAACGGTGATTGCGCTGATTATTCTGGTACAGATCGTTCAGGTGCTGGGTGA
- the fkpA_1 gene encoding peptidylprolyl isomerase, FKBP-type codes for MAELKAKYSAEQERSEKAIADARDALADSEKQRSALQAQYQDATRQLDDATKKMASLMSAGADKEGAVAQLNKSLTESQSRAKEMLKQISDLKQEQDKQTKALVATQKSLTDSEKQRAELQNTSQKTTQQLSDKTRELAALGANLSASEAKLAQLQKSLDGNHNESSAQNKKMAALTAEMGVKEKAIADARDALADSEKQRSALQAQYQDATRQLDDATKKMASLMSAGADKEGAVAQLNKSLTESQSRAKEMLKQIGDLKQEQDKQTKALVATQKSLTDSEKQRAELQNTSQKTTQQLSDKTRELAALGANLSASEAKLAQLQKSLDGNQNESSAQNKKMAALTAEMGVKEKAIADARDALADSEKQRSALQAQYQDATQQLDDATKKMASLMNAGADKEGAVAQLNKSLTESQSRAKEMLKQIGDLKQEQDKQTKALAATQKSLTDSEKQRAELQKASLTTNQQLSDKTTELAALGANLSASEAKLAQLQKSLDGNQKHALDQDEKVAALAAENSLKEKAIADAQKALTDNENQRNELKKKWDDASSKLDDQDKQLASLRSELKAASTGAPTPQTKEDVRAYSLGAFWGQEVLSSLNKMEAEGLTLSRQHVANGVADFLQGKFKIPKEKMVASLKEMDTEVTTHPTEAKKEVSGDKGQNYMTTFSKQPGAKKAEMGYYYRVMEKGKGKINKTDTVAIVVKESLAGGKVVKDMSKMGKALVLPLDKFPPLFQSAIMKMNKLGRLQMVVPPELAYGEEGSAPDIPPNATMVYEIQVVNVNPDLKTH; via the coding sequence ATGGCTGAGCTGAAAGCAAAATACAGCGCCGAGCAAGAGCGCAGTGAGAAAGCCATTGCGGATGCCCGTGACGCGCTGGCAGACAGCGAAAAACAGCGCAGCGCCTTGCAGGCACAATACCAGGATGCGACCCGGCAACTTGACGATGCCACGAAGAAAATGGCGTCGCTCATGAGCGCCGGTGCTGATAAAGAGGGCGCGGTCGCACAGCTGAACAAATCGCTGACGGAAAGCCAGAGTCGCGCCAAAGAGATGCTTAAACAGATAAGCGATCTCAAGCAAGAGCAGGACAAGCAGACCAAAGCCCTGGTGGCGACACAGAAATCCCTGACTGACAGCGAAAAACAGCGCGCGGAATTACAGAATACCTCCCAGAAAACGACCCAGCAGCTAAGCGATAAGACCCGCGAGCTTGCGGCGCTCGGTGCGAACCTTTCAGCCAGTGAAGCGAAACTTGCGCAGCTGCAAAAGTCGCTTGATGGCAATCACAATGAATCCTCCGCGCAGAATAAAAAAATGGCCGCGTTAACGGCAGAGATGGGCGTAAAAGAGAAAGCGATTGCGGACGCCCGTGACGCGCTGGCAGACAGCGAAAAACAGCGTAGCGCTTTGCAGGCACAATACCAGGATGCGACCCGGCAACTTGACGATGCCACGAAGAAAATGGCGTCGCTCATGAGCGCCGGTGCTGATAAAGAGGGCGCGGTCGCACAGCTGAACAAATCGCTGACGGAAAGCCAGAGTCGCGCCAAAGAGATGCTTAAACAGATAGGCGATCTCAAGCAAGAGCAGGACAAGCAGACCAAAGCCCTGGTGGCGACACAGAAATCCCTGACTGACAGCGAAAAACAGCGCGCGGAATTACAGAATACCTCCCAGAAAACGACCCAGCAGCTAAGCGATAAGACCCGCGAGCTTGCGGCGCTCGGTGCGAATCTTTCAGCCAGTGAAGCGAAACTTGCGCAGCTGCAAAAGTCGCTTGATGGCAATCAAAATGAATCCTCCGCGCAGAATAAAAAAATGGCCGCGTTAACGGCAGAGATGGGCGTAAAAGAGAAAGCGATTGCTGATGCCCGTGACGCGCTGGCAGACAGCGAAAAACAGCGCAGCGCCTTGCAGGCACAATATCAGGATGCGACCCAGCAACTTGACGATGCCACGAAGAAAATGGCGTCGCTTATGAATGCCGGTGCTGATAAAGAGGGCGCGGTCGCCCAGCTGAACAAATCGCTGACGGAAAGCCAGAGTCGTGCCAAAGAGATGCTTAAACAGATAGGCGATCTCAAGCAAGAGCAGGACAAGCAGACCAAAGCCCTGGCGGCGACGCAGAAATCCCTTACCGACAGCGAAAAACAGCGCGCGGAACTACAGAAAGCTTCGCTGACAACCAACCAACAGTTAAGCGATAAGACCACTGAGCTTGCGGCGCTCGGTGCGAACCTTTCAGCCAGTGAAGCGAAACTTGCTCAACTGCAAAAGTCGCTTGATGGCAATCAAAAGCACGCTTTAGATCAGGATGAGAAAGTGGCCGCGTTAGCCGCCGAAAACAGTCTGAAAGAAAAAGCGATTGCGGATGCCCAGAAGGCGCTGACAGACAATGAGAATCAGCGAAATGAGCTGAAGAAGAAATGGGATGATGCCAGTTCCAAATTGGACGATCAGGACAAACAGCTGGCGTCTCTGCGCAGCGAGCTCAAAGCCGCATCTACAGGAGCCCCAACACCGCAGACAAAAGAAGATGTGCGGGCCTATTCATTGGGGGCGTTCTGGGGACAAGAAGTGCTGAGTTCCCTGAATAAAATGGAAGCGGAAGGCCTCACTCTCTCGCGTCAGCATGTGGCGAATGGGGTCGCCGATTTCTTGCAGGGCAAGTTCAAAATACCAAAAGAAAAAATGGTCGCTTCGCTCAAAGAGATGGATACCGAAGTTACCACGCATCCTACGGAAGCCAAAAAAGAGGTATCCGGAGATAAAGGCCAGAATTATATGACTACCTTCAGCAAGCAGCCCGGCGCTAAGAAAGCCGAAATGGGCTATTACTACCGTGTAATGGAGAAGGGTAAGGGCAAAATTAATAAAACAGATACCGTTGCGATTGTGGTGAAGGAAAGTCTCGCAGGCGGCAAAGTCGTAAAAGACATGAGCAAAATGGGTAAAGCCTTGGTTCTGCCGCTGGATAAATTCCCGCCGCTATTCCAGTCCGCCATTATGAAAATGAATAAACTGGGTCGGCTCCAGATGGTTGTGCCACCAGAGCTTGCATACGGTGAGGAGGGGAGTGCGCCTGATATCCCACCAAATGCGACGATGGTTTATGAAATTCAGGTTGTGAATGTGAATCCGGATTTAAAAACACATTAA
- the ppiB gene encoding peptidyl-prolyl cis-trans isomerase B has product MVTFHTNHGDIVVKTFDDKAPETVKNFLDYCREGFYNNTIFHRVINGFMIQGGGFEPGMIQKDTKEAIKNEANNGLKNTRGTLAMARTQAPHSATAQFFINVADNDFLNFSGENLQGWGYCVFAEVVEGMDVVEKIKGVSTGRSGMHQDVPKEDVIITSVTVSE; this is encoded by the coding sequence ATGGTTACTTTCCACACTAATCATGGCGATATCGTCGTCAAAACATTTGATGATAAAGCGCCTGAAACAGTTAAAAACTTCCTGGACTACTGTCGCGAAGGCTTCTACAACAACACGATTTTCCACCGTGTGATCAACGGTTTTATGATCCAGGGCGGCGGTTTCGAACCTGGCATGATCCAGAAAGACACCAAAGAAGCGATCAAAAACGAAGCGAATAACGGTCTGAAAAACACCCGCGGTACGCTGGCTATGGCCCGTACTCAGGCTCCGCACTCTGCAACTGCACAGTTCTTCATCAACGTAGCAGACAACGACTTCCTGAACTTCTCCGGCGAGAATCTGCAGGGTTGGGGTTATTGTGTGTTTGCAGAAGTGGTTGAAGGTATGGACGTTGTTGAGAAGATCAAAGGCGTTTCAACTGGCCGCAGCGGTATGCATCAGGACGTTCCAAAAGAAGACGTTATCATCACAAGCGTGACCGTCAGCGAGTAA
- the metN_2 gene encoding ABC transporter, producing MIKLDKVCVDFSTGRGPSTRAVSDVSLTIAAGEIFGIVGTSGAGKSTLLRTLNALQRPSAGSVNVNGVEISSLDGADLRKARQRIGMIFQHFNLMHTRTVAQNVAFSLKAAGWGAQ from the coding sequence ATGATTAAGTTAGATAAGGTGTGCGTTGATTTTTCAACGGGACGCGGACCTTCTACCCGCGCGGTATCAGACGTCAGCCTGACGATTGCGGCGGGCGAGATTTTTGGCATTGTCGGCACCAGCGGGGCGGGCAAGAGCACGCTATTGCGAACGCTGAACGCGCTACAACGCCCAAGTGCTGGCAGTGTGAACGTCAACGGTGTGGAAATTTCATCACTTGATGGCGCAGACCTGCGCAAAGCGCGCCAGCGTATTGGTATGATTTTCCAGCACTTCAACCTGATGCATACCCGCACGGTGGCGCAAAATGTCGCATTCAGCCTCAAAGCCGCTGGCTGGGGAGCGCAGTAA
- the lpxH gene encoding UDP-2,3-diacylglucosamine hydrolase, whose amino-acid sequence MATLFIADLHLQTEEPAITAGFLHFLQDEARTAHALYILGDLFEAWIGDDDPNPLHREMAAAIKALVDSGVPCYFIHGNRDFLIGKRFARESGITLLPEEKVLELYGRNVLIMHGDTLCTDDTGYLAFRAKVHTPWIQTLFLALPLFIRSRIAAKMRAGSKSANSSKSMTIMDVNPHAVVEIMEKHRVQWLIHGHTHRPDVHQLTANGEPAHRVVLGAWHSEGSMVKVTPEGVELISFPF is encoded by the coding sequence GTGGCGACACTCTTTATTGCGGATCTGCATCTGCAAACAGAAGAACCGGCGATTACCGCCGGTTTTCTGCATTTTCTACAGGATGAAGCGCGTACTGCACACGCCCTGTACATTCTTGGCGATTTGTTTGAGGCCTGGATTGGCGACGACGACCCGAATCCCCTCCACCGTGAAATGGCGGCGGCGATCAAAGCGCTGGTCGATTCTGGCGTCCCCTGCTATTTCATTCACGGCAATCGCGATTTTCTGATCGGCAAACGCTTCGCTCGCGAAAGCGGCATAACATTGTTGCCGGAAGAAAAAGTGCTCGAATTATATGGCCGCAACGTCCTCATTATGCACGGCGACACGCTATGCACCGACGACACGGGCTATCTGGCTTTTCGCGCTAAAGTCCACACCCCCTGGATTCAAACCCTGTTTCTGGCCCTACCTCTGTTTATCCGCAGCCGTATCGCCGCCAAAATGCGCGCGGGCAGTAAATCGGCGAACAGCAGCAAATCCATGACGATCATGGACGTCAACCCGCATGCGGTCGTTGAAATAATGGAAAAACATCGCGTGCAGTGGTTAATTCACGGTCACACCCATCGCCCGGACGTGCATCAACTCACTGCCAACGGCGAACCCGCGCATCGTGTTGTATTGGGTGCCTGGCACAGCGAAGGTTCAATGGTAAAAGTCACGCCAGAAGGCGTTGAACTCATCTCGTTTCCGTTTTAA